From Quercus lobata isolate SW786 chromosome 11, ValleyOak3.0 Primary Assembly, whole genome shotgun sequence:
AAGGATTTCTCAACCCAAATTTCCAAAGAGAATTCTGCTTTTGTTAACACTCGTATTGATTGGAAAGAGACCCCAGAAGCTCACGTGTTGAAGGCGGATATTCTCGGGCTAAACAAGGAGGAAGTGAAAGTCGAGGTCGAAGATGACAATGTGGTTCGGATTAGTGGAGAGAGGAAGATAGAGAAGGAAGACAAGAATGACACGTGGCATCGTGTCAAGCGCAGCAGTGGCAAGTTTGTGAGGAGTTTCAGGTTGTCGGAGAATGTGAAGATGGATCAGATTAAGGCTGCTATGGAGAATGGGGTTCTCACCGTTACTGTATTTGAAccatagattttttttggggggggggaggtaaattatattttaaaccctttatttaaaaagatagtttCAAATTAAAGTAAACCTTATATCTTTAGATGTTTTAAATtaaaccttataatttctctacTTTCAAATTTGAACACTAAACTTTCAGAATCTTATTAATTTAAATCTTGGACGTTTTGGATTTGATTGGGGGTTTAAATtgatgatttaaaaatttttgaggGACATTATATATACTTAGATAAATTAGTCTCATCACAAGCACTTTTCATGTGtgatgagggtttttttttaaaaaaaataaattttggataagtttgttttgttttgaagataTGGATTAGTGggagagtttttttattttataggtattttaagtgaaattggagatatatttttattggattgttCTCAATTTAGGAGTATTTTCAGATAACAAAAAAGTCCAGTTTAAAGAGAGGGTCCCCTCCCTTCTATGGCCCCGGATGTGAAAGTGAGTTCTTTGATTGGTCCAGATAGAGTAGCTTGGAGAACAGAGGTTGTGCAGCAACTATTTCTACCCCATGAAGCTGACATTATCTTGGGTATTCCATTGAGCACTCGACGCCTCTATGATCGCATTATTTGGGCACACACACCATCTGGTATGTTTACATCTTGTAGTGCTTATAAAATGTTGGTTTCCTGTGATATCTCTACTAGTGCAGGTGGATTAAATCCAGACAGCTAGAAAAAATTCTGGAAAGGCATCTGGCAACTTCGAGTACCCAACAAAATAAGGCATTTTGTGTGGAGAATGTGTAACAATGCACTGCCTACACTGGTCAATCTTCACCGACGTAACATTGTGCCTAGTCCAATCTGTGCTCAGTGCCAAAATTATCCTGAATACGCTCGCCATGCGGTATGGTGTTGTGAAGCCATCACAGGAGCTTGGTCGACTTTGGAATGGCTTCGTCATACTGCACCGCCATAACCTGCCTCCTTCAACGAGTTACTAGTTGGATTCTTGTCCTACAGAGAAGAATTTAGAGCTGAGATTTTTGTGACCATTGCGTGATTTCTCTGGAACAGACGAAATGCTGTTCATTTTGGTCGCCCCCAATTGCTCGTGGTTAGCATATGCAGCAAAGCAGGAAGTTATTTGCAAGAATTTTTGCAAGCCCAGACAGAGGAGCCTGTTCCAAGTCGTCCTCCTTCCATGCAACAGTGGTGTCCTCCGGATCATCATTGCTTAAAGATAAATTTCGATGCCGCGGTGTTTCGTTGATCAAGTATGGCGGGCATTGGTGTCGTTGTCCGTAACAATGCAGGTGAAGTTGAAGGTGCTCTGTCCTCTTCCATTCCCATGGCCTAATCAGTGGCGGATCTTGAAGCCTTAGCATGTTTGAAGGCTGTCCAGTTTGCTTTGGAACTGGGTATTACTCGAGTGGTGTTTGAAGGTGATTTAGCAGTTGTCATTAATGCCCTTCTACACGGTGCGGGTGCATTTGCTAGTTTCGGCAACATTTTGGATGATATACGCATGCTCTCTGCAGTATTTCAATTTGtagaatttgtttttgttaatcGACGGTGTAATTCAATAGTTGATGCTCTAGCAAAAAAAGCTGAGCTTATTGTTGGGGCGCAGGTTTGGCTGCATGAAGTGCTAGTAGACATTGCCCCTTTAGTTCTTATTGACGTTCATTGACTTTGTCAGTTTATTTCAATAAAAGGCCCAGGTCCTTGATCTGgttcgtcaaaaaaaaaaaaaaaaaaaatttgaatcaaGGGATTTACTATTGAactgaaattaattaattaacataGAGCAACATAAAGAATGAATTTTGTAagaatcaaaaacaaaaaatatatttttctttcattattgtTTAGTcttgaattacatatttaaaTGTTGGAGACCAAGACTGCAACATGGATTAACATCATTGGAATGAGTCGCAATATGTACTCGGATTGAAATTATTTAAGGCACACTTGGTACATTAAATGAAGATTACGAAAGGAATGATAATCCTTATTGTAGAGTCTATATTTTTAGACTAACAACCATgaataaatataacattttataaCATAGTTTGTCTAGTTGATTAGTGTTGAATTAAACCTTGGAACAAGACAAATCAAGTTTAGAACAGCTGAAGACTCAAGAATGCAAAAAATAGAGTGCTAAAATACTACATTTCAACTACAGGCTTGAAAGGTTGAAAGTCACTTACTTCAATTAGTTGAACTGCATGttgttgaggacaaatttttcacaccacATGGTTTCATTTCATTGGCAACTTGTACCACATCAACATTATCATGAATTTTGGGAAAATCTCTTCTAAAGTCcaaaagagcccatatttacacaaaaatgcATCAAAGTCCATGGTTCAAGCTCATAgcacatcatctcattttttggCCCATGATCTAAACTCATGAGTCTCATCGGGGGAattttgggagtcgtggtttggagggccaagaagtatgttcagtaaagctctagtggttcaaagttgataaaggaaagcGTGTTGCTTGGCATGTCTTCCCCAACTCCTTGAACTTTGACGGGTCAGTGTGCATGTAATAGGTAATATTTGGTGAGCCTCTCATATCatataacaattaaaatgataaaacttgacatgctctttacataaaaattaatgttcatcatataatataagtttaaaaatgtaattatagtacttcatataaattatattattatcatctaaatcaattccaagcacatggctaaatatatattaatatctcatatctagcattaaatgctcttcttactctccaagatttggttaaaatacaaaaagactataattacatctctaaaacttcatcaaatatcaaccaactagtctattacttactaaaattatatacggactaaacatataatttttcaaaaaaggaaacttagccaaaaatacCAATAGCAACTCAAGCAAAAACTGTAAACAGCTCTAGCAGAAGCTGCAGTAGCTCTAGCAGGTTGACAAATGCCCTAAAATGACATCACTTGCCCATTAATGCCCAATCCCAATAGCTTGCTGTCATAACCAAAGAAACAGAAGGATCCCATAAAGATTATCTTgtcatttttagccaaaccatgaatttaatgccaaatatttttccTCCAAGCAAAAGATGTCATTCGGATGACATCATCTAGCTGTAATAGCTGTGATTGACAGCTGTAACAACAGCATTAAGCCTttaactttcttcttttggctaaaaaacaaaatcccacTAATGAAACCACTTACTTTGTCAAAAACTTTTCCTTATTTGCTAAATTTCCCTTCAACTAATTCTAATCTAGCTACATACTTGGCTTtatataaagaggaccaagctACACACTAAGGAGAGGGATCCATCCCTCTCTCATCCTCaatattctgaaacttcatTCACCTTGCTGCACATATCTCTAAACTTCTCCATACTTCTCCATCTCCCTTACAAAGATATCTCTTCCTAGATAACACCATTACATTACACCTATTACACCACACCATTACACACTATCTACCTCTCCCACACTTTAATATGCTGAAACTTCATCATTTTGCTGTCTAAAAACACATctccatctcattctttatttctcatacaaaatctcccttcttagaaagcaacataaccCATGACATAACACAAAAAACCACTCCAACAGTAGCTATAATCTcatgtatttactatatttaacattcatattatctatctcacactttcatatattttataaacacattcctcacaaaatacccatacatacttctcatatatctttaaaCTCCATGTCTCACAAAGCATACATATACAAGATCCACATCCAACAAAGTATTTACATATAATTCCtatacatattacaaataccatatctcacaaaatatatatatttcttaccatCTCCATAtatcttaaaacatatcaaacactcttccaagaacttattactaaaaaccTTTTCTCATGGAAGACATATATTTATAATgctaaaagcccttctcatgaaAGGCAAAAACTTATAATACTAAAAACCCTTCTTATGGAAGGCAACATTACtcatatttgactaaaaattaaaagagcaTTACATGGGAAAagtcatttaagtgcatgatgaAAGGGGATAAACTCAACCAACCTATGCACACGGCTCTACatattctctcttcttctagttgcacccatttttcccctttaatCATGAAGTCACCATTGAAGGACTCATAATATCATATTGTACCGCTGAACTCATTTTATCACGCTGTTGAAATGGCATAAGTCCATTGTTGTTCTACGGCTGGAGCTACAAACTATGAAAATAAGTCAatctttctctattttcaaGATTACATTATTAAGTACATGTTAACTTGTTATCATTTTATCTCACTAAtacttcattaatgaacatacatattaataaattgatagATAAGTCAATACTTTCTCCATCtttgaaattacattattaaatatatgttaactcattattattttaccGCTGGATGCAAGTTACTTTAATATCATCTcactatttaataaacatgatttcactaatacttcattaatgaacatacatattaataaattgatcTACCACCAttgcacatatattatttggacatgaatCACCACTGGatacatatttttttggaaatgaacTATCATtgaacatatattatttggacatggacCACTGCTGGACATATCTTATTATGTTGAACATGAATTATGAACCGCAGCTAGACATGGACTATTGGACTCATCCCATTGTTGGACATTTgacacctaattaattattttctaatattggacatcacttaatatacataataataacgtatcaactcaccatctaatcaaagctatcatgctaagcatatcatttaaatatttcaaccattatcatgattctaagactttaggcTTCATCTATTTTGTAGACTTAAAAATACACCGGAAGCCATTGATCTATGCGACCTGATGTTGAGTCTGGGTTGAACTCCCTAAAACAAATCCGAGCTTAGCAGAGTCACACTTCCAGCAGGAGACATGTGGCTACGCGTAAAAAACCGCCGCCGACAAATATCTCGACTGATCAAGACTTGGGCAGAATGAAattttgacttctttttttagCCGTTTCATCTATGATTTTGGTGAATCTTATGTACATATGAATACAAACCCTAGAGTACGTTCTTTAAGACACAGGAGGGTAGTGTTATGTACACAAGTTTGGAGTTTTTCCAAACCCTTTTAAAGCTACAACTAGAGACTACATGCAAACATTGGATCCAATTATTTAGTAAAGTTGTTGCAGTCAGTTAACCATAGTTGCTGATCAAATATTTTAGTAGAAATCTCGAAGTCACGAACATGGGAGTTCGTGTGCAACAACCCATAATAaaagagtccgtggattcaAAACTTCGTGTAGTCACACCAATAAATACAACATGAGGTAGCAGTAGATTTAGAGTTGAGTTCATGGTTGAAAGTTGATTAACCTTGTGACATCAGGGACCTAAAACCCTAACACttattactaggaataaaatATGCTTTAACATTCCTCCAAAAGCAATAATAGGAGGAAAGAACTAGAGAGGATAGTAGTGAATCCATCTATGGAACATGTCATAACATTCCTTGCGTTTGTACTCTGTTGGAGAGTGTCCAGCTCCCTACACAAGTTTAAAAgaattaatgttattttattttattttaaaaattgattgcataaataaatgaaaatcttttaatgaagtaaaaaattaaGGTTCTTTTTCTTGCCTTTATAGTTGCATATGTCAAACGATATCCTCTATTTGTATATTTCCTTGTGTACCTAGAGAATAATATACACATTATTAACAATAAgaattcaacaacaacaacagtaaAGCCTTAGTTTTaagtgggaaaaagaaaatggaaggaAACAAAATGCTTATGTCCGATATCATATCTTATAAACTCACCCTGCAACCTGGCCATCAACAAACCATGGTCTCCATTCAGTATCAATTGTCAAATCTAGAGCATTTATCCATCGTTCAACAGCAATATGTGTGATAGACATGTCATGATCGCCACTGCAAGAGTAAAATTGtagatataaataaaattattaattatctGACACATACAATTTAAATTACtgtaatttaattatgtaactaattcttatatttcagtttggttttatatttgtaatagcataagtaataattaatacaaataaatacTTAGTGTAGTGATCTTGTAGATTGGAACCTGAAAACCAGGATTTGCAAGCCTGAATTTGTCAGATTTTTATGATAGGGAATTGCATCTGCGACATTGTAGGAGTACACCGAGGTCAAGGTGATGTTGCATCTAAAGACTTCTTTGACTGTTCCCTGTAGAGATAACTCACAATACAAGTAGCTTAGCGCCCATCAGTTTTTCATTGATAGTACTTGAAATattcacaatttcttttttaattgttgatGGGAatgttattttgtaaaaaaaaaaattgtccttaaaattgttgtttgttATTGTATTGAACTATCAAGAATTACTTATTTAGCACTTATTTGCTTTTCGTTGATAGTATACTTAAAATattcacaatttcttttttaattgttgatGTGAATGTTTATATCGTAAAAGAAAAGATTTGTGTCCTCAAACTTCTTGTTTGTCATTGTACTGTACTATCAAGACTTACTTACCGGTCGAACATGAAGAGCATCTTGGACACTTCTATAATTTATCCATACGTCAAAGAGAATATAATCAAAATTCTGCAGAAATAAAgtgacaaataaataaatgaataaaattagtTCCACTATTGTACAGTCTTACATTTATAACACGTGGATGAATGAGcatttataagttataacaagCGCAAGAATGTTGCTTTAtccacagaaaaaaaaaagttatcacaAGTGCAAGAAtatacacaccaaaaaaaaaaaaaaaggtgcaagaatgtgagagagagaattttacTTTGCACCAAAAGTCTCCATTCCTAGACCATGGTAGGATGAAATTTCTTGAGTTTGCTTTGAGAAATCCTTGAGCGCCTTCTTTTGGTTTTGGTGATATGAACGCACAATTGGGACCCAAGATATCTGCTTCATTTACTTGCTCTATGCACTAAATATTCAGATTAACGATCACTCATTCCTGGTGCCCATATAATCGACCAAAATATATGATGTTATAATAAACATAAGTGATACTCTATCCAACCTGGGATATTAGTGCAACTGCCACGGTGCAGTTTGCATTTGTCGAATCGGTGTAATTCCCATTGCAACTAGTTTTGGCTGACTGAAATAGCAGTTAACAAGAACAACTATGAAGATGATAGCCAAAATGTGAAACGCAAATGAAACCCAATTTGCTAGTTTTAGTTACTTATCAAAACTTGTCTTAacttgttatcaaaaaaaaaaaaaaaaaaaaaccttgtctTAACTACCTTATACATTGCATCAGATATTAGAGCCATTCGGTGCGCAAATATTATTCTTGTGTTAACTTGGAGATCTGAATTTGTATGTGGGCATCCAAGCAAGAGTCCCTTGCATTATTTTGAAGAACATTATATTCTAATATTCATCGAAATACCAAATGAAAAGgatttatattaaaaagaaaaaaaaaaaaaaaaaaaaaaaaagagagagaaattcaaGTCCAATAATTTGATTGTGTACTTTGATATTCACTTGAGGCTCAATTCCTGCTTCATTGCCTGCAACtcaataaaaaagaatcaaGTTTGAAGATTGGGATTAATATTGAGTATACCAAAGATTTGATTCAATGAGGTAAGCTCTATTAGATGCTTGTGATCAATATAAGTTACCATTTATAATATCTTGGGCTAGAATTGGGGTGACAATTCCTTGATATGAGTCGCTCCCAAGATAGACTGGATTGTTCACAAAATCTAAGTGTTCGATCAACCACTGTGTCACGAATAAACATATCATgagttaataaaaatatgttgttCTTCCATGcaactaattttagcaatttggttttaaaaaattacacttgGTCTCCTCTTAAATCtaaaggccataaaaaaaaaatttataaatctaaaattttaaataaaattaacaagtctaaaaaaattagcttaataacaaaaattaccaatagtaaagctAAAAAGATTAAACTCAATCaacaaattttatccaaaacaaacaacctaaccttttaaaaaaatttaaataaaataattttgctctTATCCAGTAGCAAACACAAGCATCAAAGACACACACTGAGTTTCCTTTTTCATAAATGATTTCATTGTAATGTATTAAGGAACATTAATTTGctttcttactctttttttttttttttgtttacactTCTGCCCTCCTAACTTGAAGTCCTGCCTCCATCTTTGCTCCTATGAGCATTAGCATAGACtcaatattaaaaaactatAGAACACTTTGTTTTTCGAATCAAATTCTTGCTAAATTCATCTCAAATCCCTTGCATCAAACTTAATAGGTCTACTAAATAGCAGATTATACTCCTAAACTTTGTAATAATTTCAATTTCACCccttgaattttcaaaattttgatccaCTCTCCTAAAGTTAGGTATTGTTTGGATTTGCTCCCTTCCATCAATACACTATGTCTGGCCTTTCATGCCAAATTGGCATCCCAATGACACCTTCAATGTTTGTAATTGATTTGGTTTTGCACCCTTCATGTTTGGGgctattttgattaattttgaacTCTAATGGACAGTTAGGCACGGTGCATTGACAGAAGCAAATAAATCCAAACAATACCTAATGTTATGGGAGtagatcaaaattttgaaagtcAAACactatttagattttttttttttttttttttttttgagaatccaccCTGATGTTAGTAAGAATCACATTGGAAAATCAGCAATTACAAGGG
This genomic window contains:
- the LOC115968977 gene encoding serine carboxypeptidase-like 7, which produces MSSEASSVCFHLLFLLLVSGTAVSHWIVKTLPGFPGELPFKLEIGYTSVGEVEFFYYFVESEGNPGADPLLLYINGGPGCSALNGFLYQIGPLKFNITDYTGGLPTLIYEPNTWTKTANVLFLDLPVGAGFSYATISEAWSASDTKVAAQAYEFLRNWLIEHLDFVNNPVYLGSDSYQGIVTPILAQDIINGNEAGIEPQVNIKGLLLGCPHTNSDLQVNTRIIFAHRMALISDAMYKSAKTSCNGNYTDSTNANCTVAVALISQCIEQVNEADILGPNCAFISPKPKEGAQGFLKANSRNFILPWSRNGDFWCKNFDYILFDVWINYRSVQDALHVRPGTVKEVFRCNITLTSVYSYNVADAIPYHKNLTNSGLQILVFSGDHDMSITHIAVERWINALDLTIDTEWRPWFVDGQVAGYTRKYTNRGYRLTYATIKGAGHSPTEYKRKECYDMFHRWIHYYPL
- the LOC115966936 gene encoding 17.6 kDa class I heat shock protein 2-like, coding for MASDEVCVSEVIHNNIKVQRSNIFDPFSLNVWDPLKDFSTQISKENSAFVNTRIDWKETPEAHVLKADILGLNKEEVKVEVEDDNVVRISGERKIEKEDKNDTWHRVKRSSGKFVRSFRLSENVKMDQIKAAMENGVLTVTVFEP